A single window of Nitrospirota bacterium DNA harbors:
- the gyrB gene encoding DNA topoisomerase (ATP-hydrolyzing) subunit B translates to MEEKTKQESYTADDIKILKGLDAVRKRPAMYIGTTGIEGLHHLVYEVVDNSVDESLAGHCRNIEVVIHLDGSCTVIDDGRGIPTEIHPDEGRSAAEVVLTELHAGGKFGSKAYRISGGLHGVGVSVVNALSEWLDVEIKQNGTVYQQHYHKGIPKDPLAVVGKTKGRGTKITFKPDAEIFEILDFSWDILSQRLRELAFLNGGLKISLSDERLEKKQVFHYSGGIISFVEHLNKNKTPIHPKPVYISGEKGDIIVEIALQYNDGYSETIYTFANNINTKEGGTHLVGFKSALTRTVNSYASSSGLLKNGKDVLSGDDIREGLTAVINVKLMNPQFEGQTKMKLGNSEVKGIVESIVNETLGTYLEENPSVTRKIVDKALQAARAREAARKARELTRRKGALEDTGLPGKLADCSEKDAALSELFIVEGDSAGGSAKQGRDRRIQAILPLRGKILNVEKARFDKMLSSEEIKILITALGTSIGPEDFDIARTRYHKIILMTDADVDGAHIRTLLLTFFYRQMPQIIEQGYLYIAQPPLFKVKKGRTEKYIQNEAEMLNMLFELAAEDIEMPFKGQMVKGKALIPYLKRLYKFERLTDWFERRRKDPYLLNFILSSGMNRETLKDRKRFVEILEMMKAKDQEMIIGDILFDEEHQTYGVEIRRKYYKLNLDTNFIASPEFRELENLYSIIRDLGEVPYRVQIKDGVKEIATSKGLLEFVLAIAKKGLNIQRYKGLGEMNPHQLWETTMDPEKRTLLQVTVQDSVEADNIFTVLMGDQVEPRKDFITTHALEARNIDI, encoded by the coding sequence ATGGAAGAAAAGACAAAACAGGAATCATATACTGCTGACGATATAAAGATACTGAAAGGCCTGGACGCTGTCAGGAAAAGGCCGGCAATGTATATCGGCACAACAGGAATAGAAGGCCTGCATCACCTCGTGTACGAGGTCGTTGACAACAGTGTGGATGAAAGCCTCGCAGGCCATTGCAGAAATATCGAGGTGGTCATTCACCTTGACGGAAGCTGTACGGTTATCGATGACGGGAGAGGTATCCCCACAGAAATCCATCCTGACGAAGGCCGTTCCGCAGCGGAGGTCGTGTTAACAGAGCTTCACGCAGGCGGAAAATTCGGGTCAAAGGCGTACAGGATTTCAGGAGGGTTGCATGGTGTGGGCGTCTCTGTCGTGAACGCCCTTTCAGAATGGCTTGACGTGGAGATAAAGCAGAACGGTACCGTCTATCAGCAGCATTATCATAAGGGAATACCGAAAGACCCGCTTGCAGTAGTGGGAAAGACAAAAGGCAGAGGGACAAAGATCACGTTCAAGCCGGATGCCGAGATCTTTGAGATACTGGACTTCAGCTGGGATATCCTGTCGCAGAGACTCAGGGAACTTGCTTTTCTCAACGGGGGCCTGAAGATATCCCTGTCCGATGAGAGGCTCGAAAAGAAACAGGTATTCCATTACAGCGGCGGTATCATTTCGTTCGTGGAACACCTCAACAAAAACAAGACACCCATACATCCCAAGCCGGTCTATATCTCGGGGGAGAAGGGAGACATCATTGTTGAGATAGCCCTCCAGTACAATGACGGCTATTCAGAAACCATTTATACCTTTGCGAACAATATCAATACCAAGGAGGGCGGTACCCATCTCGTCGGGTTCAAGTCTGCGCTTACCCGGACAGTAAACAGCTATGCGAGCTCCTCCGGCCTGCTGAAAAACGGAAAAGATGTGCTGTCCGGTGACGATATCAGGGAAGGACTGACCGCGGTCATCAATGTCAAGCTCATGAATCCCCAGTTTGAGGGCCAGACAAAGATGAAGCTAGGAAACAGTGAAGTAAAAGGCATCGTGGAATCCATCGTGAACGAAACCCTTGGCACCTATCTGGAGGAAAATCCTTCCGTCACAAGAAAGATTGTTGACAAGGCGCTTCAGGCCGCACGTGCGCGGGAAGCAGCGCGCAAGGCAAGGGAACTCACCAGAAGAAAGGGAGCCCTTGAAGATACCGGACTTCCGGGAAAGCTTGCCGACTGTTCCGAGAAGGACGCAGCACTGAGCGAATTGTTTATTGTGGAAGGAGATTCTGCCGGTGGTTCTGCAAAACAGGGACGCGACAGGCGCATACAGGCGATTCTGCCGCTCAGGGGAAAGATCCTGAATGTCGAGAAAGCCCGGTTTGACAAGATGCTCAGCTCAGAAGAGATCAAGATCCTGATCACCGCTCTTGGCACAAGTATAGGACCTGAGGATTTTGATATCGCGAGGACGAGATATCATAAAATCATCCTCATGACTGATGCCGATGTTGACGGTGCGCATATACGGACCCTGCTCCTGACCTTTTTTTACAGGCAGATGCCCCAGATTATCGAACAGGGGTATCTCTACATCGCACAGCCCCCCCTGTTTAAGGTGAAGAAAGGCAGGACGGAAAAATACATACAAAATGAGGCAGAAATGCTGAACATGCTCTTCGAACTCGCTGCAGAGGATATTGAGATGCCGTTCAAGGGGCAGATGGTAAAGGGAAAGGCGTTAATTCCGTACCTGAAGAGGCTGTATAAATTCGAACGACTGACCGACTGGTTTGAAAGAAGGAGAAAAGATCCCTATCTCCTGAATTTTATTCTCTCGTCGGGAATGAACAGGGAAACGCTGAAAGACAGAAAAAGGTTCGTAGAGATCCTCGAAATGATGAAGGCGAAGGATCAGGAAATGATTATCGGGGATATCCTGTTCGATGAGGAACATCAGACGTATGGGGTTGAGATCAGGAGAAAATATTACAAGCTTAATCTGGATACGAATTTCATTGCCTCTCCGGAGTTCAGGGAACTCGAAAACCTGTACAGCATTATACGGGATCTCGGGGAAGTTCCATACAGGGTTCAGATAAAGGACGGGGTGAAAGAAATAGCTACAAGCAAGGGACTGCTTGAGTTTGTCCTCGCGATCGCAAAGAAAGGACTGAATATCCAGAGGTACAAGGGACTGGGAGAGATGAATCCCCATCAGCTCTGGGAGACGACCATGGATCCTGAAAAACGGACCCTCCTGCAGGTGACGGTGCAGGACTCTGTGGAGGCAGACAATATTTTCACCGTACTTATGGGCGACCAGGTTGAGCCCAGAAAGGATTTTATTACCACACATGCGCTTGAGGCGAGAAACATTGATATATAA
- the prfB gene encoding peptide chain release factor 2 (programmed frameshift), whose product MLIQDELKEELITLRAKTESLRGYLDLPKLKEEIKRITSELISEKVWSSPQLTRDFARRKAKLEDIVTHFEALSGKLSYLEESIGILEEESGELFLHDLKNEIRDLKEELDLLEIQHLLSGEMDKNNAILTIHPGAGGTESQDWAQMLMRMYLKWAERHKFVAQIVELQMGEEAGIKSATITVTGPYAYGYLKSEAGVHRLVRISPYDAGKRRHTSFAAALVYPEVEDEIDVELKDDDIRMDTFRASGAGGQHVNKTSSAVRLTHIPTGLVVSCQNERSQHKNKSIAMKILKARLYDLKLKEQEKKIENFVGDKKGIAWGSQIRSYILQPYRVVKDHRTDVETGNVDAVLEGDIDAFIKAFLRKK is encoded by the exons ATGCTTATACAGGATGAATTAAAAGAAGAGTTGATTACCCTCAGGGCCAAGACAGAATCCCTCAGAGGTTATCTT GATCTCCCCAAACTAAAGGAAGAGATTAAAAGAATCACTTCGGAGCTGATTTCTGAGAAGGTTTGGTCGTCTCCTCAGCTAACCCGGGATTTTGCCCGGAGAAAGGCAAAACTCGAGGATATCGTCACGCATTTTGAAGCGCTTTCCGGAAAACTCTCCTACCTTGAGGAATCAATAGGGATACTCGAAGAAGAGAGCGGCGAACTGTTTCTCCACGATCTCAAAAACGAGATACGCGATCTCAAAGAAGAATTGGATCTGCTCGAGATTCAGCATCTCCTGTCAGGCGAGATGGACAAAAACAATGCTATTCTTACCATCCATCCGGGAGCCGGGGGCACAGAAAGCCAGGATTGGGCACAGATGCTGATGAGAATGTATCTGAAGTGGGCGGAAAGACATAAATTCGTTGCGCAGATTGTTGAACTGCAGATGGGGGAGGAAGCGGGTATAAAAAGTGCGACAATAACCGTAACCGGTCCCTATGCGTACGGATATCTGAAATCAGAGGCAGGTGTCCACAGGCTTGTCAGGATATCGCCTTATGACGCAGGGAAGAGGAGGCACACCTCATTTGCCGCGGCTCTTGTCTATCCAGAGGTCGAAGATGAAATCGATGTGGAACTGAAGGATGACGATATCAGAATGGATACATTCAGGGCGTCGGGTGCAGGGGGGCAGCATGTCAACAAGACTTCCTCGGCGGTCAGGCTGACCCACATCCCAACCGGTCTTGTGGTAAGCTGCCAGAACGAGCGCTCCCAGCATAAAAACAAGTCTATCGCCATGAAGATACTGAAGGCCCGGCTGTATGATCTCAAACTGAAGGAACAGGAAAAAAAGATAGAAAATTTTGTAGGAGACAAGAAGGGAATAGCCTGGGGAAGTCAGATACGCTCGTATATCCTTCAGCCTTACAGGGTTGTAAAAGACCATCGCACGGATGTCGAGACAGGAAACGTTGATGCGGTACTTGAGGGAGATATCGATGCCTTTATTAAGGCATTCCTGAGAAAAAAATAA
- the dnaN gene encoding DNA polymerase III subunit beta produces the protein MKISVSKDEMLGKLANIQNIVEKKNTMPILSHFLLNAGKKGSHITATDIETALKEPLEVTVEREGKICIPARKLFEIVREVEGDLSFEAVDEQWLKVRAGASDFRLACLPHADFPVWPATLGGDAVEEITVDAGTLLEMIEKTLYSAGESDTRYTLNGLLFHTQPQTKTLIVVGTDGHRLALILRQMDQDLKEEKKIIIPRKAVAELRRFLPASGEEKEAEGVKIAIGEKHLLFSIRNIQFLTRLIDGSYPNYENVIPSSNEKKMYINRESFIKVLRRVSIMSKERASAVKFDLQEDRLTVSSSSPDLGEAKEEVAIEYKGDSMSLGFNARYVLDVLGAMNADKVLVELQDTLSPVLMKEDGNADYKCVIMPMRI, from the coding sequence ATGAAGATCAGTGTATCAAAAGATGAAATGCTGGGGAAACTTGCGAATATCCAGAATATCGTTGAAAAGAAAAACACCATGCCGATACTCAGCCATTTTCTTCTCAATGCGGGAAAGAAGGGCTCACATATAACAGCGACCGACATCGAGACTGCGCTGAAGGAGCCGCTCGAAGTCACTGTCGAAAGGGAAGGAAAGATTTGCATTCCTGCACGAAAACTCTTCGAGATAGTCAGGGAAGTGGAGGGGGACCTTTCATTCGAGGCTGTCGATGAACAGTGGCTTAAGGTCAGGGCAGGCGCGAGTGATTTCAGGCTGGCCTGTCTGCCCCATGCAGATTTTCCTGTCTGGCCGGCAACCCTGGGCGGTGACGCTGTTGAAGAAATAACTGTTGACGCAGGGACCCTTCTCGAAATGATAGAAAAGACCCTTTACTCTGCGGGAGAGAGCGATACCAGATATACCCTGAACGGGCTTTTGTTCCATACGCAACCACAGACGAAAACCCTTATTGTGGTTGGAACGGACGGTCACAGGCTTGCGCTTATCCTGCGGCAGATGGATCAGGACCTGAAGGAAGAAAAGAAAATAATCATACCCCGCAAAGCGGTTGCAGAGCTGAGGAGGTTTCTTCCTGCATCCGGCGAGGAGAAGGAAGCAGAAGGAGTGAAGATCGCGATCGGGGAAAAGCATCTTCTGTTCTCTATCAGGAATATTCAGTTTCTGACAAGGCTTATTGACGGATCATACCCGAATTATGAGAATGTCATCCCTTCGTCGAATGAAAAGAAGATGTATATCAACCGGGAGTCGTTCATTAAAGTGCTTCGCAGGGTTTCGATCATGTCAAAGGAGAGGGCGAGTGCGGTGAAGTTTGACCTTCAGGAAGACAGGCTCACGGTCTCCTCCTCAAGCCCCGATCTCGGTGAGGCCAAGGAAGAAGTAGCGATAGAATACAAGGGGGACAGCATGTCCCTCGGGTTTAACGCGCGGTATGTGCTTGATGTGCTTGGCGCAATGAATGCTGATAAGGTGTTGGTTGAGCTGCAGGATACCTTAAGCCCGGTCCTTATGAAAGAGGACGGAAACGCGGATTACAAATGCGTAATTATGCCAATGAGAATATAA
- the dnaA gene encoding chromosomal replication initiator protein DnaA has translation MTLEEVWNKSLSQIEEKVGSSISDLWFRPIKLSQLKEQSVTLEIPNKFFKDWIEENYPEVVAETVGNITGYPVTIRYRIAEKIDPDVKKMDMRLENRRQKLASRGIYLNPKYTFENFITGPSNEFAHAAAKAVANAPGKVYNPFFIYGGVGLGKTHLITAIGNAVIDKSPDISVIYVSAEQFTNEVVSAIRHEKMGELKQKYRNIDLLLLDDIHFIANKTQTQEEFFHTFNAIYEKQKQIVISSDRPPKEIGAVTDRLRSRFSMGLIADIQPPELETKVAILQKKAEMERITLPEDVTYYLASKVKSNIRELEGCLIRLGAQSSLTGRPVTKDMAKSILQDLIEEDERPVTTEHIQKTVCEHFALKLSDMKAKKRTKEVALPRQVAMYLSKQLTSLSLNDIGKNFGGKDHATVIYACKQIEEKRAKDEAFNKIIESLLRKIKG, from the coding sequence ATGACATTAGAAGAAGTCTGGAATAAAAGTCTGTCTCAGATAGAAGAGAAGGTGGGCAGCAGTATCAGTGACCTCTGGTTCAGGCCGATTAAACTCTCTCAGTTGAAGGAACAGTCAGTCACCCTTGAGATTCCGAACAAGTTTTTCAAAGACTGGATCGAGGAAAACTATCCGGAGGTCGTGGCAGAAACAGTCGGGAACATCACCGGATATCCGGTTACGATACGATACAGGATTGCCGAAAAAATAGACCCCGATGTCAAAAAAATGGACATGAGGCTGGAAAACCGGAGGCAGAAACTGGCGAGCAGGGGAATTTATCTTAATCCCAAATATACATTCGAGAATTTTATCACCGGACCGAGCAATGAGTTTGCACATGCTGCAGCCAAAGCCGTTGCAAATGCCCCCGGCAAGGTCTACAACCCTTTTTTCATTTACGGTGGTGTGGGGCTGGGGAAGACGCATCTGATAACCGCGATCGGGAATGCCGTTATCGACAAAAGTCCGGACATTTCCGTGATTTATGTATCCGCCGAGCAGTTTACGAATGAGGTTGTATCGGCGATACGGCATGAAAAGATGGGGGAACTGAAACAGAAATACCGGAATATTGACCTTCTGCTGCTTGACGATATCCACTTCATCGCAAACAAGACCCAGACCCAGGAAGAGTTCTTCCATACATTCAATGCGATTTATGAGAAACAGAAACAGATCGTGATTTCAAGTGACAGACCTCCGAAGGAAATAGGTGCGGTGACAGACAGGCTCAGGTCAAGGTTCAGTATGGGACTGATCGCGGATATCCAGCCGCCTGAGCTGGAAACAAAGGTGGCAATATTGCAGAAAAAGGCGGAAATGGAGAGAATCACCCTGCCTGAAGACGTGACCTATTATCTGGCTTCGAAAGTCAAATCGAATATCCGTGAACTGGAAGGCTGTCTCATCCGCTTGGGTGCGCAGTCATCCCTGACCGGAAGGCCTGTCACGAAGGATATGGCAAAAAGTATTCTGCAGGATCTTATCGAGGAAGATGAAAGACCGGTGACCACAGAACACATCCAGAAAACCGTATGCGAGCATTTTGCCCTGAAACTGTCTGATATGAAAGCAAAGAAAAGGACAAAGGAAGTTGCCCTTCCGCGACAGGTTGCGATGTATCTGAGCAAACAGCTCACAAGCCTTTCCCTGAATGACATAGGGAAGAATTTCGGCGGGAAAGACCATGCTACAGTCATTTATGCATGTAAACAGATTGAGGAAAAACGAGCAAAGGATGAGGCATTCAACAAAATTATCGAAAGTCTTTTGCGCAAGATAAAGGGTTAG